From a region of the Gossypium raimondii isolate GPD5lz chromosome 10, ASM2569854v1, whole genome shotgun sequence genome:
- the LOC105775812 gene encoding putative calcium-binding protein CML19: protein MMRSEEYKRILRCFDKDGDGKISAWELRHRLGRMGGELMLNEEEALGWNGNGLLDLEDVIELMEGGGEEEKMKNLREAFEMYDGQGSGFITPQGLNKMLTKLGESKSIDECMVMIKHFDINGDGVISFDEFRVMMQ, encoded by the coding sequence ATGATGAGAAGCGAAGAATATAAACGCATTCTTCGTTGTTTCGACAAAGATGGAGATGGGAAAATTTCAGCGTGGGAGTTAAGGCATAGACTAGGACGGATGGGCGGAGAGTTGATGTTAAATGAAGAAGAAGCATTGGGCTGGAACGGGAATGGGTTATTGGATTTGGAGGACGTAATAGAGTTGATGGAAGgaggaggagaagaagaaaagatgaagaatttgagagaaGCATTTGAGATGTATGATGGACAAGGAAGTGGGTTCATTACACCCCAAGGACTGAACAAAATGCTGACAAAACTTGGGGAGTCAAAGTCGATTGATGAATGTATGGTGATGATCAAGCATTTTGATATCAATGGCGATGGAGTTATCAGCTTTGATGAATTCAGAGTAATGATGCAGTAA
- the LOC105775782 gene encoding uncharacterized protein LOC105775782 — translation MEKMNNAFEKMKMLVGMEVEDEHQQPAIEEDGNSFSFMDDFNRQCTLTTKQRFYGFAICLVSGLTCTLLSILVFFHPIKFGITFTFGNLLALGSTAFLIGPKRQVSMMLDPVRIYATAIYLASMIIALFCAFYVRNKLLTLLAIMLEFGALIWYSLSYIPFARSMVSKIMVSCFDTEF, via the exons ATGGAGAAGATGAACAATGCGTTTGAGAAGATGAAAATGCTGGTGGGAATGGAGGTGGAAGATGAGCACCAACAGCCTGCAATTGAAGAAGATGGAAACTCTTTCTCTTTCATGGACGATTTCAATCGCCAGTGCACTTTGACCACCAAACAG AGGTTTTATGGGTTTGCCATCTGCTTGGTTTCTGGGTTGACTTGTACACTCCTG TCAATCCTTGTTTTCTTCCATCCAATCAAGTTTGGAATCACATTTACATTTGGCAATTTGCTTGCACTTGGAAG CACCGCATTCCTCATTGGTCCAAAAAGGCAGGTGTCAATGATGCTTGATCCTGTTCGTATATATGCAACAGCTATATATCTTGCAAGTATGATAATTGCTCTGTTTTGTGCCTTCTAT GTTCGTAACAAGCTATTGACACTTCTGGCTATCATGTTAGAATTTGGTGCACTGATTTG GTATAGCTTGAGCTACATCCCTTTTGCGAGGTCAATGGTTTCAAAGATCATGGTATCCTGTTTCGACACTGAATTTTAA